The proteins below are encoded in one region of Trichocoleus desertorum ATA4-8-CV12:
- a CDS encoding response regulator produces MNNDSGLKILLVEDNPVNQKVTLYQLKSLGYTADVSTNGQEALQQISGANYDIVLTNCEMPGMDGYALTAAIRRLELDAAIGDRTPIVILAMTADYTPQEQSRCLAAGVNDVLNKPVRKDELALKLEEWSQKILAAKHQGTVQIDQSGASSSEFLPELDKCTPPIDWDHLHQMSDNSYEFELELLTIFVEDTQIHLKAIKTAIAESNFWEIEQAAHHIKGASANVGAKTMQVAAAQIEQQARQQKSEDSTQLLAEIEQALTQIEKFTQENQ; encoded by the coding sequence ATGAATAATGACTCTGGCTTAAAAATCTTACTGGTTGAGGACAATCCAGTTAATCAGAAAGTAACTTTGTATCAGCTCAAAAGCTTGGGCTACACAGCTGATGTGAGTACCAATGGACAAGAGGCGCTGCAACAGATCTCTGGGGCGAATTATGACATCGTCCTCACCAACTGTGAGATGCCAGGAATGGATGGTTATGCCTTAACAGCCGCAATTCGTCGCTTAGAACTGGACGCTGCAATAGGCGATCGCACCCCCATCGTGATACTAGCGATGACTGCTGATTACACCCCGCAAGAGCAATCTAGGTGTTTAGCCGCAGGAGTTAATGATGTTCTAAATAAACCTGTTCGCAAGGATGAGCTAGCCCTCAAACTAGAAGAGTGGAGCCAAAAAATCCTTGCGGCCAAACATCAGGGCACTGTGCAGATAGATCAATCAGGCGCTAGTTCTTCAGAATTTTTACCAGAACTAGATAAATGCACCCCCCCTATAGATTGGGATCATCTCCATCAAATGTCTGACAATAGTTATGAATTTGAGCTGGAGTTACTCACTATTTTTGTTGAAGATACTCAAATACATTTAAAGGCGATCAAAACAGCGATCGCAGAAAGTAATTTCTGGGAAATTGAGCAAGCAGCTCACCACATTAAAGGTGCTAGCGCAAATGTAGGCGCAAAAACAATGCAGGTTGCAGCTGCCCAAATAGAACAACAAGCACGTCAGCAGAAGTCGGAAGATTCAACCCAGCTTCTAGCAGAAATTGAACAAGCTTTGACTCAAATAGAGAAATTTACTCAAGAAAATCAGTGA
- a CDS encoding anti-sigma regulatory factor has translation MNGLSVLGGLKVQQKNHLRVNTDLNELVQVLSWFEKFNQPQIPREVWLQCQTALAEGLTNAIRHAHKDQPVETPIDIEVETSTDTLQIRIWDQGQPFDLNSRLEKTTNTVDFTASSGRGLQILKSVADHISYSVTEDNRNCLLIVKHYAATKP, from the coding sequence ATTAATGGCCTATCAGTTCTTGGAGGTCTCAAAGTGCAACAAAAAAATCATTTACGTGTTAATACAGATCTCAATGAACTAGTACAAGTTCTTTCTTGGTTTGAAAAATTTAATCAACCACAGATTCCTAGGGAAGTTTGGTTACAATGCCAAACAGCTTTAGCGGAAGGGTTGACTAATGCTATTCGACACGCTCATAAGGATCAGCCTGTAGAAACCCCAATTGATATTGAAGTAGAAACCTCTACTGATACTCTGCAAATCCGCATTTGGGATCAAGGTCAACCTTTTGATCTCAATAGCAGGTTGGAGAAAACTACGAATACAGTTGACTTTACGGCTTCTAGTGGTCGTGGTCTACAGATTTTGAAATCAGTCGCCGATCACATCAGCTATAGCGTTACAGAAGACAATCGTAACTGCTTATTGATTGTGAAACATTACGCAGCTACGAAACCTTGA
- a CDS encoding SpoIIE family protein phosphatase has translation MPRILVIDDDPVIRLVLTRNLQNQGYDVALARNGNEGTELAQQLRPALIICDWMMPGRDGLEVCRQVKANPDLSTTFFILLTSRGDVEDRVRGLDSGADDFLSKPIEMNELKARVRAGLRLHQLTQDLQTQKQLLEAELAEAADYVRSLLPPPLPDSPTINSCFIPSRQLGGDCFDYFWLDPDYLAIYLLDVSGHGLGSALPSISVLNLLRSQSLPGVNFYLPDRVLSGLNDTFQMSGHNERYFTIWYGVYNQAKRQLVYASAGHPPAILLAGGSSPTTPAQQLKTPGLPIGMFSDAHYVSDRCEIEAGSTLYIFSDGIYEINQPDGETWTLDGFVSLLTDLNQAHNDDLASVLGSVRAISTKETFDDDLSLLQVNFG, from the coding sequence ATGCCTCGAATTTTAGTCATAGATGATGATCCCGTAATTCGATTGGTTTTGACGAGAAATCTACAAAACCAAGGCTATGACGTAGCTTTGGCGCGGAATGGCAATGAAGGAACCGAGTTGGCCCAGCAACTCCGTCCTGCTCTAATCATTTGCGATTGGATGATGCCGGGACGAGATGGGTTAGAAGTATGCCGTCAGGTGAAGGCAAACCCAGATTTGTCCACAACTTTTTTTATTTTGTTGACTTCTCGCGGAGACGTTGAGGATCGCGTTAGAGGGCTGGACTCCGGGGCAGATGACTTTTTGTCAAAGCCGATTGAAATGAATGAGTTGAAAGCACGAGTCAGAGCAGGACTACGCTTGCATCAACTTACTCAAGACTTACAAACACAAAAGCAGCTTTTAGAAGCTGAGTTAGCCGAAGCCGCAGATTATGTGCGATCGCTGTTACCACCTCCTCTACCTGACTCTCCCACAATCAATAGCTGCTTTATCCCTTCTAGGCAGCTTGGAGGAGACTGTTTTGACTATTTTTGGCTAGACCCTGACTATCTAGCAATTTATCTGCTAGATGTATCCGGGCATGGCCTAGGGTCCGCCTTGCCGTCAATCTCCGTGCTAAATTTGCTGCGATCGCAATCCTTACCTGGAGTTAACTTCTATTTGCCTGATAGAGTGCTCAGCGGCTTGAACGACACTTTTCAAATGAGTGGACACAATGAACGATATTTCACCATTTGGTACGGCGTCTATAACCAAGCAAAGCGGCAGTTAGTGTACGCAAGCGCAGGCCATCCTCCAGCAATTTTGCTTGCAGGTGGCTCTAGCCCAACTACCCCAGCTCAACAATTAAAAACTCCAGGCTTACCCATCGGGATGTTTTCTGACGCTCACTATGTCAGCGATCGCTGTGAAATTGAAGCAGGTAGTACTCTCTACATCTTCAGCGATGGCATTTACGAAATTAATCAACCCGATGGCGAAACTTGGACCTTAGATGGTTTCGTCAGCTTACTCACCGACTTGAATCAAGCCCATAACGACGACCTAGCTTCAGTGCTGGGATCAGTGCGGGCAATCAGCACTAAAGAAACATTTGATGATGATTTATCGCTATTACAAGTCAACTTTGGCTGA
- a CDS encoding STAS domain-containing protein, which yields MSPVLKVVQPVGILDGTQVNHLRQEINDAVTAGTDIVLIDLENVTFMDSSGLGALVIALKTIRTAGGKLFLCSINDQVKMLFQLTSMDRVFEVFPSRAEFNQAVLLPN from the coding sequence ATGAGTCCTGTACTTAAAGTGGTTCAGCCTGTAGGCATTCTTGATGGCACTCAAGTCAATCATCTCCGGCAGGAAATCAATGATGCTGTAACAGCGGGTACCGATATTGTCTTGATTGACTTAGAAAATGTTACGTTTATGGACAGCTCTGGCTTAGGAGCTTTAGTGATCGCCCTAAAAACTATTCGGACTGCTGGGGGGAAACTGTTTCTTTGCTCGATTAATGACCAAGTTAAGATGCTGTTTCAATTAACTAGCATGGATCGAGTGTTCGAAGTTTTTCCCAGCCGAGCTGAGTTTAATCAGGCAGTTTTATTACCTAATTAG
- the mrdA gene encoding penicillin-binding protein 2 gives MATGLSFSSSSATRFVNNIQERTSRGIVLTLVMTSLISGCMFRVAQLQLIQGQQNRQLAEQNRIRLIPIPADRGNLLDRKGKLLAANRVSRAVYLWPRYQTQAQWQQWATQLGPILNVPPTEILKKLKDVGYHSTMPVRISQNLSPDAFTRLAEQIGDLPGLEIRPESARNYPNGDLAAHVLGYIGEATADDLKANPDYPMGMIVGQMGLERLLQPQLQGVWGGRLIEVDAGGKELRLLGNSPTQAGSSVKLTLDLELQKAAEKALNKRRGAVVALNVKTGAVLALASGPTFDPNIFTRRVASKEWERLQGEDKPFLNRAFQGYPPGSTFKLVTAVAGLESGKFSPDSTLATSSYITVGGFQFHEHGSGYGVIGFRDAFAVSSNTFFYQMGLAAGPEQISKWSHRLGIGETEVLGFEKAGYGAAPTPAQKEKLYGEPWYAGDTVSMSIGQGLVQATPVEMAVMYSAIANGGLRVKPHMLASQTNTPATQPEKVGMSPGTIATVHNGLIAVVQQGTAKQLSDGSIPPTAGKTGTAEVPGQEDNAVYVGYGPVKDPQIAIAVVVENGGFGAVSAVPIAHEMYKVYFKPPSPAKPKAKPK, from the coding sequence ATGGCTACCGGACTCTCCTTTTCTTCATCCTCTGCAACCCGCTTTGTTAACAACATCCAAGAGCGAACCAGTCGCGGCATTGTGTTAACCCTTGTGATGACATCCTTGATCTCAGGATGTATGTTTCGCGTGGCCCAACTTCAGTTAATCCAAGGACAGCAAAATCGCCAGCTGGCCGAACAAAATCGTATTCGTTTAATCCCTATTCCTGCTGACCGAGGCAATCTTCTAGACCGCAAAGGCAAACTGCTGGCGGCCAACCGAGTTTCGCGGGCTGTATACCTCTGGCCCAGATACCAAACCCAGGCTCAGTGGCAACAATGGGCGACCCAGCTAGGACCCATTTTGAACGTGCCACCCACTGAGATTCTAAAAAAATTGAAAGATGTGGGCTATCACTCAACTATGCCCGTTCGGATTAGCCAAAACCTTAGCCCTGACGCTTTCACTAGGCTGGCAGAGCAAATTGGGGATTTACCAGGCTTGGAAATTCGACCAGAATCAGCCCGCAATTATCCAAATGGTGACTTAGCTGCTCATGTGCTGGGATATATCGGTGAGGCAACCGCAGATGACCTGAAGGCGAACCCTGACTACCCAATGGGCATGATCGTGGGACAAATGGGACTAGAGCGGTTGTTGCAACCTCAGTTGCAGGGTGTCTGGGGAGGGCGCTTGATTGAGGTAGATGCAGGCGGGAAGGAACTACGTTTGCTCGGCAATTCTCCGACTCAGGCAGGCTCATCTGTCAAGTTAACGCTGGATTTAGAGTTGCAGAAAGCGGCAGAGAAGGCGTTGAATAAGCGGCGGGGTGCTGTGGTAGCACTGAATGTAAAAACCGGGGCAGTTTTAGCGCTGGCAAGTGGTCCTACCTTTGATCCCAATATTTTCACCCGGAGAGTTGCTTCTAAGGAGTGGGAACGGTTGCAAGGGGAAGATAAACCATTTCTGAATCGCGCTTTTCAGGGGTACCCACCGGGTAGCACGTTTAAGTTAGTCACAGCAGTGGCGGGTCTAGAATCGGGTAAATTTTCGCCAGATTCCACTTTAGCGACTTCGTCTTACATTACAGTGGGTGGCTTTCAATTCCATGAGCATGGCAGCGGCTATGGGGTGATTGGCTTCCGAGATGCCTTCGCCGTTAGCAGTAATACCTTTTTCTACCAAATGGGCTTAGCGGCAGGGCCAGAGCAAATTTCTAAATGGTCGCACCGCTTGGGAATTGGTGAAACTGAGGTGTTGGGTTTCGAGAAGGCAGGCTATGGCGCAGCTCCGACTCCAGCCCAAAAAGAAAAGCTCTATGGTGAGCCTTGGTACGCGGGCGACACGGTGAGCATGTCGATCGGGCAAGGTTTAGTCCAAGCAACACCCGTGGAAATGGCGGTGATGTATTCAGCGATCGCCAATGGAGGATTGCGAGTCAAGCCCCACATGCTCGCTTCTCAAACAAACACTCCAGCCACTCAGCCTGAAAAAGTGGGGATGTCTCCCGGTACTATTGCCACAGTTCACAATGGCTTAATTGCCGTGGTACAACAGGGAACCGCGAAGCAGCTCAGCGACGGCTCAATTCCCCCGACTGCTGGAAAGACTGGCACCGCAGAAGTGCCGGGACAGGAAGATAATGCGGTGTATGTGGGTTACGGCCCCGTGAAAGATCCGCAAATTGCGATCGCAGTTGTGGTAGAAAATGGCGGATTTGGTGCCGTATCTGCGGTACCGATCGCTCACGAGATGTATAAGGTTTACTTCAAGCCCCCAAGCCCAGCCAAGCCTAAGGCGAAACCAAAATAA
- a CDS encoding plastoquinol terminal oxidase, with amino-acid sequence MVKFVLRSLVGILIFVIDTSYRDRSYQRFYVLETVARVPYFSYLSVLHLYETLGWWRKADWLKVHFAEAWNELHHLLIMESLGGNRWWIDRFFAQHTALMYYWVMVGLYMVSPRSAYYMMEQIEGHAFHTYDQFVETHQAELQAQPAPAIAIAYYRDGDLYMFDEFQTCTKPESRRPSVDNLYDVFVNIRDDEAEHVKTMVACQQPDAQSALRSPHTLVAEQLALEVELVLPTTTPTSVAAVES; translated from the coding sequence ATGGTCAAGTTTGTATTGCGATCGCTGGTAGGCATCCTCATATTTGTGATTGATACGTCCTACCGCGATCGCTCTTACCAGCGCTTCTACGTCCTAGAGACTGTTGCGCGTGTCCCCTACTTCTCTTACCTTTCGGTCCTACACCTTTACGAAACGCTTGGTTGGTGGCGCAAAGCCGATTGGCTCAAGGTGCATTTCGCAGAAGCCTGGAATGAACTCCACCACTTGCTGATTATGGAATCCTTGGGTGGCAACCGCTGGTGGATCGATCGCTTTTTTGCTCAGCACACCGCTCTAATGTACTACTGGGTGATGGTTGGCTTGTATATGGTCTCGCCGCGCTCAGCCTACTACATGATGGAGCAGATTGAAGGGCATGCCTTCCACACCTATGACCAGTTTGTAGAAACTCATCAAGCCGAATTGCAAGCTCAACCTGCTCCTGCCATTGCGATCGCCTACTACCGCGATGGCGACCTCTACATGTTTGATGAGTTCCAAACCTGTACGAAGCCAGAGTCTCGACGACCCTCGGTAGATAACCTCTACGATGTTTTCGTCAATATCCGCGACGACGAAGCCGAACATGTCAAGACAATGGTGGCTTGCCAACAGCCTGATGCCCAGAGCGCTTTAAGAAGTCCTCACACGCTAGTAGCCGAGCAGTTAGCTCTAGAAGTGGAACTGGTGCTACCAACTACCACTCCTACATCGGTTGCCGCTGTTGAAAGTTAA